GGCAGGCATTGGGTGAACTGGGCTGGGATCTGGAGGAAATTGAAGAACAGGAGGCGGACGCGGGGCTAGGCAATGGGGGTCTCGGCCGTCTGGCGGCTTGCTTCATGGACTCGCTGGCATCCCTTGGCTATGCAGGACATGGGTGCGGCATCCGGTATAAATATGGTCTGTTTGAACAGCGTATTGTGGACGGCAATCAGGTTGAACTGCCGGATTACTGGCTACAGAAAGGGAATGTCTGGGAGGAACGTCGTCCTGATAAAAAGGTCGAGGTTCATTTTTGGGGAAGAGTGGAAACCCATGAACAGGAGGGACATCTTGTATTCGAGACAAAGGATGCTGAAACGGTCTGGGCTGTCCCTTACGATATTCCGCTGGTAGGCTATGGTCATACACAGGTGAATACGCTGCGGATTTGGAGTGCGGAATCAGCGCTTGATCCCGTTCGAGGACCGATTCGAGGCGAAGGCGGTTATTACCGCTTTCTCGACTACAATCGATCGGTGGAATCTATCTCCGCATTTCTATATCCGGACGACTCCAATTATGAGGGAAAGCTGCTTCGCTTGAAGCAGCAGTATTTCCTGTGCTCGGCCGGATTACAAAGTATTTTGCGTACGTTTGAGAAGCTTCGTTTACCTTATAGCCATTTGCCCGATAAAATAGCACTGCACATTAACGATACACATCCGACCCTAGTTATTCCGGAACTGATGCGTATTCTGATGGACGTGAAGGGCTTGGGCTGGGACGAAGCATGGGATATTACGACGCGAACCGTTTCATATACGAATCATACGATATTAAGTGAGGCGTTGGAACAATGGCCTGTTAATATGGTACGGGAGCTGCTTCCTCGTATTTCTTTAATCATTGAAGAAATTAACAAACGTTATTGCGCTATGCTACTGGAGCGTTACCCAGGCCAGGACATCAAAATTGGTGAAATGGCGATTATTCACGGTGAACAAATCCGTATGGCCCACTTGGCAATCGTCGGTAGCTACAGCGTTAATGGGGTGGCTGCGCTGCATACGCAAATATTAAAGGAACGAGAGATGAAGTCGTTTCACGAGCTGTACCCTGACCGTTTTAACAATAAAACAAACGGGATTGCCCATCGCCGCTGGCTGATGCACGCCAACCCGGAGCTGGCAAGCTTGTACGATGAGACGATCGGCACACGCTGGAGGACCCGTCCAAGGGAGCTCATCGACCTGCTTCGTTACAGTGGGGACGAGACGTTCAAAGAACGGATACATGCGATTAAGCGAAATAATAAAGTCAGGCTTGCTGAGTATGTTTTTGCAAAACAGGGCGTGCGATTGGATACGTCCTCCATTTTTGATGTACAGGTCAAACGGTTGCATGGTTATAAGCGACAGCTGCTCAATATTTTGCATGTGATGCATCTATACAGCCAGCTTAAAAGTAATCCGGGCCTGGATGTGACGCCACGCACATTTATTTTTGGAGCCAAAGCCGCCCCCGGTTATTTTCTCGCCAAACAGACGATCAAGCTCATTAATAACGTGGCGGACACGATCAATCGAGATGTGGAAGTCAAGGACAAGCTGAAAGTCGTTTTCCTTGAAAATTATTCGGTCTCACTGGCGGAGCTGATTATTCCTGCGGCGGATGTCAGTGAGCAGATTTCCACGGCAGGCAAAGAAGCTTCAGGCACAGGCAATATGAAATTTATGATGAACGGTGCGCTCACAATAGGTACATTGGACGGAGCCAATGTTGAAATGCATGAAATGGTAGGCGATGCCAACATGTTCATTTTTGGATTGAAGGTGGATCAGATCGAGGCATATTACCGGGACGGCCAGTATTCGGCGCGCAAAACAGCCAACAGTGACGAAAGACTGCGTGAAGTGCTGGATCAACTTGTGAACGATGCTCCTTTTACGCGGCATGAACGGGAATTTGAGGCCATTTATCAATCCCTGATTGATCATAATGATGAATACTTTGTGCTCAAGGACTTCGCAGCCTATGTGGATACGCAGGTTCATATTGAACAGGTGTATCGGAATCCCTCGGAGTGGACTCGGCGTGCTATTGTCAATATGGCACACTCCGGTAAATTTTCTAGTGATTGTACGATTCAGCAATACGCGGCTGAGATTTGGGACATTGTACCTCTCCAGAACGATGTCTACAAGCGAATTCTGTCCTAAAACGGCGAAACAGGCGGAATAGCATTGCTTTTCGAACGCTGAGGGTTATAATGACAGTATAGACATAAGTAAGGATGGGAGCTGTAAATACTCATTCCTGAAATTGAATTGTACTGTTGAAGGAGTCCTCCTATTGATAAAGCTCAATCCGAAAAGGCTCAAACCTCATAAATCGAAGAAGAACTATAATATGTTTCAAAATATAGGGCGTGCGATTCGGCTGAATTTCATCAAGCTGTTGCGCGCCCCTGGAGGAGTTAAAAAGATCTCCTTGGGCTTCGCCATTGGCTTTGCGCTGGAGATGATTGTGATTTCCACGGCTTCTCTGGTATACCTTGTTTTTTATCCGATTGTTCGTCTCTCTGGCGGCTCGCTGCCTGCGGCCATTGTGGGTAACGTTGTAGGTAAGCTGACCTTTTTGCCAATTGTACTAATGCCATTCGCCAAGCAAGTGGGGGCTTGGATTTATCCATCTCATTATCCGGTACATGTCAGGGGCGGACGACTTCACGAGCATTCTTTTATGGAGCTGTTTCACGGCAACTGGTCTGTATTCAGAGACTTGTTGCACGGAGGCTTGCACATCCTGATCGGCATGTCGATTTTCGGTGTGGTGCTGGGCATTATCTCGTATTTTGTCATTCAGGTTCTGTATAATCGTTCGCTGCACAAACGGTTGGAGAAGCGGAAGTTGCGTCATGGCGCAGCATTTTCGGCGGCCAGACTGCTGAAGAATGGATAACTATGTATAAGAAAGAAGCTCTTCGAGCCTATTCATTAGGTCTGAAGGGCTTCTTTGAGTTGGGGCAAGAAAAAGCCTATGATCTCTATAAGACCCATACGCTTTTGGCATATATTGTAACAGGATTGGCTTCATTTGCTCGAATCGTTTACAATACGTGTGCATACAACACTGGACGACAGGTTAATGTACATACAAGGAGTGATGAAGTTGCGGAAGATATGGCAAATCTACTTAACAGACTGGAGAAATGTATTCAAAGTATCGACCGGGACTTTATTAGTCATTGGCATCATTCTTTTGCCTTCCGTCTATGCATGGGTGAATTTGAAAGCGATGTGGGATCCATATGCGAATACATCTGGAATTAAAATTGCAGTTACCAGCCAAGATCAGGGTGCAGAAGTGAATGGTAAGAAGATTAATATCGGCGATGAGGTTTTGCATAACCTTCAAAATAACAAGAAGCTGGGTTGGACTTTTGTGAATGAAGCGGAAGCACGGAAAGGTGTGTTGGATGGTGATTATTATGCCAGCCTGCTGATCCCGAAAGACTTTTCAGAGAAAATTACGAGTGTGCTGACGGAAAATCCGCAAAAGCCGGAAATTGATTACGCCGTAAATGAAAAAATTAATGCAGTAGCTCCGAAAATTACATCTTCGGGGGCAACCTCTCTGACGAACCAGATTAGCCAAAACTTTATTGAAACTGCCAGCCAGGCGGTATTGACGAAGTTGAAGGATGCTGGAGTAAAGTTGGAGGAGGAACTCCCGACAATTCGTAACATTGAAAACCGGGTGTTGGAGCTAAATAATCGACTACCGGATATCGATAGGTTGGGCAAACAGGCCTTGGAGCTGGAGCGAAATTTGCCGAAAATTAAGGCGCAGGGACAAAAGATTATCGCATTGAAGGAGAAAATTCCTGAAATTAACCGCGCCGGTGACCTGGTGCTCAAAATTGACAAAAACATGCCTGAGCTGGACAAGGTAGCCGCTGTTATTTTAGATATCCAAAAAAGACTACCTGATATTCAAAAGGCTGGTGATCGAATTGTTGAACTGGATCAAAATTTTAGCAAGGTAGAAAGCGCACTGACCACCGCCCTGGAGGATACGCAAACGGCTCTTAAAGTTATTAATGCTGCCCAGAGGGCACTGCCAGAAGTACAGCAGATAGCGGACACAGGCAAGGACTTTACAACCGGTTTACTTGAATTTCTGGACAAAAATGAGGGTGCGCTTGATTCGATAGGTACAGTAGTTAAAGAAGATTTACAACTGGTACAACAAATTGCGAATGAGGTTTCTCAGATTACAGACATCATTCGTGGTGTGGATTTTGATCCTAAAGCAGCACAAGCTGCGGTGAATCGTGTCAGCGGTAGGCTGACAACTGCCGTGGGGGTGCTGGATCATATTTCTCAATTGCTGAACCGTGTGAACGGATACTTGCCAAGTCAACCTCTGGATTCACTTATTTCCCGTGTGGGCGGGGTGGAGGATCGTTTCCGCCGTCTGAATAGCACAGTAACTAGTATCGGGAATGCCATCCAGCGCGGTGAAAAGCCTGCGCAAAATCTGCTGGATGACACTGATCGCCTTGCTGGAGAAATCAGTAGCGGAATTGACAACATTTTGGGCAATTATGATACGGAGTATGCACCCGCCATTCAAAAGGCGCTAGATCAGATCAAATCCGTAGCCCGCAATTCTGCCAATGTGCTGACTACAGCTCAAGAGCAGCTACCGAATATTGAAAAGCTATTAAATGACGCACAGGCTGCAGCAGAATTCGGCCAGCAAGAGCTAACACGTCTCCAGCAGGATCTGCCACAATACCGTCAGAAACTGCATGAAGCGGCGACAATGATTCAGGGACGTATGGGCGAGTTTACGAATGCTGTGAACAAAGCAGCAGACTTCGTAAATAACGATTTGCCGACGGTTAAAAGTAAAATTCATCAGGCGGCAGATTTTGTGCGTAATGATTTGCCCAAAGCGGAACAACAGTTTGTCAAAATGGCTGACTTAATTGAAAATAAATTTCCTGAAGCGGAAAAAGCGGTGCACCAAGTGGCCAATTTTGTAAGGACCGATCTTCCAGCTGCCGAGGATTCCATACGTCAGGCTGCAGACACCATTCGCAAGCTTAAGGGCGAAAATGCACTCGGACGCGCTATTGCATTGCTCAAGGGGGATGTGAAAAAGGAAAGTGAGTTTCTCGGCAGTCCGGTATCGTTGAAGCAGGAACGGATATATCCAATCCCTAACTATGGTTCTGCGATGTCACCTTTTTACACTACATTGTCGATTTGGGTAGGTGCGATGCTACTGGTATCAATGTTCAGGGTAGATGTGGATGACCCGGAAGGACAATTTAAAAGCTACCAAGTGTATTTCGGACGGCTGATGACATTCTCCACAATTGGTATTTTTCAGGCGCTGAGCGTATCTCTCGGTGACTTGTTCCTGCTCGGGGCGTATGTGGATGCCAAAGTAGCCTTTGTACTATCCTCTATGCTGATCAGTCTGGTGTTTACGGCGATGACCTATACACTAGTTTCTGTGTTCGGCAATATCGGCAAGGGACTGGCGGTCATCCTGCTGGTGCTTCAATTCTCCAGTTCAGGAGGGACGTTTCCGATTGCGACGAGTACACCATTCTTTCAGGCGCTGAATCCATTTGTACCATTTACCTATGCGGTTAGTCTGTTACGAGAGACAGTAGGAGGGATGTTGGCTTCAACGGTGATACGGGATGTGGTGATGCTGTTTGTATTTATCGGTGTTTGCTTCCTGTTTGGATTGGTGTTGAAGAAGCCGCTCAGCAAGCATACGAAAAAAATGGCTGAGCGAGCGAAAGAAACGAAATTAATTCCTTGATTGTTAAATAGAGAGTGAGTTACGGTGGATAAACGCGCTCCGCGAAGGATTTGATCTTACGATCGCTGTTGCCACGGGATTCTTTGGATTAGATAGACATGAAAAGGTAAGAATCCCGTGGCAAAGGCGAACGCGCCGCTTCTCCAGATTCAAATCCTCCGCTCTGCTGGCATCCGCCGTAAAGTCACCTTCTTTTAATATTCGGCGGGTAGTACGGGGAGGTGGCCTCCGCATGTTATGCTTCGGCATGGTGCGGAGGCCTTTTTGCATGCGCTCTCCAAACTTTAAATTGCATTTGGGGGTGTTTCAATGCGGTTTGTTCTGGTGAATAAACGGAGTATGGTCTTTTTTGGCATGTAATTTTGCGGAATTTTAAAATCCTTAAGCAAAGGCGGGAGGTAGTATGGAGTATTCATACTTAGGAAAGTCAGGCTTAAAGGTGAGTCGGTTATGTCTGGGGACGATGAATTTCGGACCAGAAACCGAAGAAAAGGATGCGTTTAAAATTATGGATGCCGCACTGGATGCGGGCATTAACTTTTTTGATACGGCTAATGTATATGGCCATGACCGTAAAGGTTGGACAGAGGAAATTATCGGACGTTGGTTCCAGCAGGGCGGCGGAAGACGCGAGAAGGTCGTGTTGGCAACGAAGGTATACGGAGATATGAAAAATGAACATGACGGACCCAATGCAGGATCAGGCTTGTCTGCTTACAAAATTCGCCGCCATTTGGATGCGTCTCTGAAACGTCTGCAGACCGACCATGTAGAGCTATACCAAATGCATCACATTGACCGAAACGTGTCATGGGATGAGCTGTGGGGCGTATTCGAGTCCGTGGTGGATCGGGGACAAGTTGGTTATATCGGTTCCAGTAATTTTGCGGGCTGGCACATTGCGGTGGCGCAGGCCGAAGCGAAGGCACGGCGTTTTTTGGGGCTTGTATCCGAGCAGCATTTGTACAACTTGAACGAACGTTCCGCCGAGCTTGAAGTATTACCGGCAGCTCAGGAGCTGGGGCTGGGTGTGATCCCATGGAGCCCGTTGGCGGGCGGACTGCTGGGACGGAATGCGTTAGCTGGTACAGGTTCCCGCAGCGCACGCGCCAAGGAAAAGGTGGAGCAGAATCGTATGAAGCTGGAGCAATTTGCAGCATTGTCCCGCGAGCTGGGTGAAAAGGAAGACGTGATTGCACTGGCTTGGGTACTTTCCCATCCGGCTGTAACGGCTCCAATTATCGGACCACGGACCTTAGAACAGTTAGAGGATGCACTACGGGTACCTGAGGTCAAATTGAGCGAGGAAGTGCTTGCCAAGCTGAATGAGATTTTCCCGGGTCCGGGAAAACCTGCGCCAGAAGCCTACGCTTGGTAATAATACTTTGTACTCGTCATAAAGCATCATTCTTTGTTAGAAATCATCGGCAAAAAGCAGCAGATCAGGAGCCTCTCTTTGATCTGCTGCTTTTTTCTGGTGCCTGATCCACATTTGAACGACCATGGAAAAAATATATATGCGCTAAAACAAAAAGATTAATTCTCCCATTAATGCAAAAAAAACTTCCAGAGATTGTGTTGCTTCTACGGTCGCCAGTTTTTGCATATTTCCACGAACCTGATCTATAGCTTTAAAAAATAAAACTCTTTAAATATCGTTATTTCTCATATTAATAATGACTTAGGTCATTCATTTCAAGAGTTTTTTTACGGTTGACAAGGCAAAAGGGATGCTGTATATTACTGAAAGTT
The Paenibacillus peoriae DNA segment above includes these coding regions:
- a CDS encoding aldo/keto reductase; amino-acid sequence: MEYSYLGKSGLKVSRLCLGTMNFGPETEEKDAFKIMDAALDAGINFFDTANVYGHDRKGWTEEIIGRWFQQGGGRREKVVLATKVYGDMKNEHDGPNAGSGLSAYKIRRHLDASLKRLQTDHVELYQMHHIDRNVSWDELWGVFESVVDRGQVGYIGSSNFAGWHIAVAQAEAKARRFLGLVSEQHLYNLNERSAELEVLPAAQELGLGVIPWSPLAGGLLGRNALAGTGSRSARAKEKVEQNRMKLEQFAALSRELGEKEDVIALAWVLSHPAVTAPIIGPRTLEQLEDALRVPEVKLSEEVLAKLNEIFPGPGKPAPEAYAW
- a CDS encoding glycogen/starch/alpha-glucan phosphorylase, with amino-acid sequence MFSNKEAFKQAFREQLVGRLGKPMQEAQSEDVYKVLGGMIREQVGKNWAETNQAYKEGQEKQIYYFSLEFLIGRLLGSNLLNLGVLDMVRQALGELGWDLEEIEEQEADAGLGNGGLGRLAACFMDSLASLGYAGHGCGIRYKYGLFEQRIVDGNQVELPDYWLQKGNVWEERRPDKKVEVHFWGRVETHEQEGHLVFETKDAETVWAVPYDIPLVGYGHTQVNTLRIWSAESALDPVRGPIRGEGGYYRFLDYNRSVESISAFLYPDDSNYEGKLLRLKQQYFLCSAGLQSILRTFEKLRLPYSHLPDKIALHINDTHPTLVIPELMRILMDVKGLGWDEAWDITTRTVSYTNHTILSEALEQWPVNMVRELLPRISLIIEEINKRYCAMLLERYPGQDIKIGEMAIIHGEQIRMAHLAIVGSYSVNGVAALHTQILKEREMKSFHELYPDRFNNKTNGIAHRRWLMHANPELASLYDETIGTRWRTRPRELIDLLRYSGDETFKERIHAIKRNNKVRLAEYVFAKQGVRLDTSSIFDVQVKRLHGYKRQLLNILHVMHLYSQLKSNPGLDVTPRTFIFGAKAAPGYFLAKQTIKLINNVADTINRDVEVKDKLKVVFLENYSVSLAELIIPAADVSEQISTAGKEASGTGNMKFMMNGALTIGTLDGANVEMHEMVGDANMFIFGLKVDQIEAYYRDGQYSARKTANSDERLREVLDQLVNDAPFTRHEREFEAIYQSLIDHNDEYFVLKDFAAYVDTQVHIEQVYRNPSEWTRRAIVNMAHSGKFSSDCTIQQYAAEIWDIVPLQNDVYKRILS
- a CDS encoding DUF2062 domain-containing protein, whose protein sequence is MFQNIGRAIRLNFIKLLRAPGGVKKISLGFAIGFALEMIVISTASLVYLVFYPIVRLSGGSLPAAIVGNVVGKLTFLPIVLMPFAKQVGAWIYPSHYPVHVRGGRLHEHSFMELFHGNWSVFRDLLHGGLHILIGMSIFGVVLGIISYFVIQVLYNRSLHKRLEKRKLRHGAAFSAARLLKNG
- a CDS encoding YhgE/Pip domain-containing protein — encoded protein: MRKIWQIYLTDWRNVFKVSTGTLLVIGIILLPSVYAWVNLKAMWDPYANTSGIKIAVTSQDQGAEVNGKKINIGDEVLHNLQNNKKLGWTFVNEAEARKGVLDGDYYASLLIPKDFSEKITSVLTENPQKPEIDYAVNEKINAVAPKITSSGATSLTNQISQNFIETASQAVLTKLKDAGVKLEEELPTIRNIENRVLELNNRLPDIDRLGKQALELERNLPKIKAQGQKIIALKEKIPEINRAGDLVLKIDKNMPELDKVAAVILDIQKRLPDIQKAGDRIVELDQNFSKVESALTTALEDTQTALKVINAAQRALPEVQQIADTGKDFTTGLLEFLDKNEGALDSIGTVVKEDLQLVQQIANEVSQITDIIRGVDFDPKAAQAAVNRVSGRLTTAVGVLDHISQLLNRVNGYLPSQPLDSLISRVGGVEDRFRRLNSTVTSIGNAIQRGEKPAQNLLDDTDRLAGEISSGIDNILGNYDTEYAPAIQKALDQIKSVARNSANVLTTAQEQLPNIEKLLNDAQAAAEFGQQELTRLQQDLPQYRQKLHEAATMIQGRMGEFTNAVNKAADFVNNDLPTVKSKIHQAADFVRNDLPKAEQQFVKMADLIENKFPEAEKAVHQVANFVRTDLPAAEDSIRQAADTIRKLKGENALGRAIALLKGDVKKESEFLGSPVSLKQERIYPIPNYGSAMSPFYTTLSIWVGAMLLVSMFRVDVDDPEGQFKSYQVYFGRLMTFSTIGIFQALSVSLGDLFLLGAYVDAKVAFVLSSMLISLVFTAMTYTLVSVFGNIGKGLAVILLVLQFSSSGGTFPIATSTPFFQALNPFVPFTYAVSLLRETVGGMLASTVIRDVVMLFVFIGVCFLFGLVLKKPLSKHTKKMAERAKETKLIP